A genomic stretch from Erigeron canadensis isolate Cc75 chromosome 9, C_canadensis_v1, whole genome shotgun sequence includes:
- the LOC122582956 gene encoding protein VAPYRIN-LIKE-like codes for MDRLVKADVKEVNLVFTRGQKCCTTFVLTNLMHTMPVAVSLNTTNPTVLSFTQSFSIIPPLATASFTLILSKPSDHPPISTPPDNVLVRSSMLPTGKANQDDLKRIFSRPGPHIFKDVTVPISFVGPHVIEFLTSSSLSKTLEIAFILSNAISWCDESQLSSLLRPAAMSGNSYVVSSLLDSGATVNKIDPDSESVLSLAIKSGDIDTVRILVESSYVVDHENDLLLHAAASMNRVDIMEVLCMGYLDLDMNSVDSKGQTPLHVAATHGYVEVLEFLITLGCDPDLADQNGWTAIHCASAKGHIEAVECLLNSCKYAKYAVNKEGKSAYSLAVENGHTGLYDMLYLSDVLHTFARKGDVEEMKKCLAEGAKVNGKDQNGWTPLHRAAFKGHIDCVKLLLNHGARVDLVDGSGYTALHRAVDAGNAQVAMVLIGHGAKANMKSFVVPFEFDSVKKYSPVATPIRHKTQRA; via the coding sequence ATGGACAGATTGGTTAAGGCAGATGTGAAAGAGGTGAACCTAGTCTTTACCAGAGGCCAGAAATGTTGTACAACTTTCGTGTTAACGAATTTGATGCATACTATGCCAGTTGCGGTTTCTCTAAACACTACAAACCCAACGGTCCTCTCATTTACCCAATCTTTCTCAATAATCCCTCCTCTTGCTACTGCGTCTTTTACGTTGATATTATCTAAACCGTCTGATCATCCTCCAATATCTACCCCACCAGACAACGTTCTGGTTCGTTCATCCATGCTGCCCACTGGAAAAGCGAATCAGGATGATCTAAAACGTATATTTTCTAGACCCGGGCCACATATTTTTAAAGATGTAACCGTCCCTATATCTTTTGTTGGGCCTCATGTAATTGAATTCTTGACTTCTTCTTCACTTTCCAAGACCCTTGAAATCGCGTTTATTTTGTCAAATGCGATTTCATGGTGTGATGAATCTCAGCTGTCTAGTTTGTTGAGGCCTGCAGCTATGAGTGGAAACAGTTATGTTGTTTCGTCTTTGCTTGATTCTGGTGCTACTGTAAATAAAATTGATCCTGATAGTGAATCTGTACTCTCTTTGGCTATTAAATCTGGAGATATTGATACTGTTCGGATTTTGGTTGAATCAAGTTATGTGGTTGATCATGAAAATGACCTGTTGTTGCACGCTGCAGCTTCTATGAACCGGGTGGATATAATGGAAGTTTTGTGCATGGGCTATTTAGATCTAGATATGAATTCAGTTGACTCTAAAGGTCAAACACCTCTTCATGTGGCTGCAACTCATGGTTATGTTGAAGTACTCGAGTTCTTGATTACATTAGGATGTGACCCTGATTTAGCCGATCAAAATGGCTGGACTGCAATCCATTGTGCTTCTGCCAAAGGGCATATAGAAGCCGTTGAGTGCCTGCTAAATTCGTGCAAGTATGCAAAATATGCAGTAAATAAGGAAGGAAAATCTGCCTATTCTCTAGCAGTTGAGAACGGGCATACAGGTTTATACGATATGTTATATTTGAGTGATGTTCTGCATACATTTGCAAGAAAAGGGGACGTGGAAGAAATGAAAAAGTGTTTAGCAGAAGGTGCGAAAGTGAATGGAAAGGATCAAAATGGTTGGACACCTCTGCATAGAGCTGCGTTTAAGGGTCATATTGATTGTGTCAAGCTTTTGCTAAATCATGGTGCGCGGGTTGATCTGGTGGATGGTAGTGGCTACACGGCTCTGCATCGTGCAGTAGATGCAGGGAATGCACAGGTCGCGATGGTACTAATAGGTCATGGTGCAAAAGCAAATATGAAGTCTTTTGTGGTTCCTTTTGAGTTTGATTCGGTTAAGAAGTACTCTCCTGTTGCAACTCCTATTCGTCACAAGACACAAAGAGCATAG